The following coding sequences are from one Rutidosis leptorrhynchoides isolate AG116_Rl617_1_P2 chromosome 11, CSIRO_AGI_Rlap_v1, whole genome shotgun sequence window:
- the LOC139874302 gene encoding thaumatin-like protein yields MGAGGLKVVRIGSVNRISFGVLVSTIINGCINDGHRRGCINGRLSGLVTRFEILSTLLVVVSSILSGNILSNGARIFTIINDCDETIWPAITPGESFGNGGYRLRAKESRVHTAPVGWSGRIWGRTKCNFDTNGNGTCLTGRCGSSLQCTASGETPSTLAEFTLTTLEFYDVSLVDGFNIPMSVRPINGKGNCSVAGCVGDLRKNCPSELSVKAGGKVIACRSACDVFNTDEYCCRGNYGNSATCQPTTYSKIFKNACPTSYSYAYDDPTSIMTCSGADYIITFCGAKNRTQCSYHNNKLTCSGSTKGFTMNWISTLMVIFILACLSSVDYNKSNLFGVGVEMNEVEFIANLFGCKVSSFPFIYLGLHIGAKMNKLTNWKPVIDKFEKKLADWKARAMSFGGRLTLVNSVLNSLPLYYFSFFRAPPSMLIKLESAKRKFFWGGAGDESKISWVK; encoded by the exons ATGGGTGCTGGAGGATTGAAAGTAGTTCGGATTGGCTCAGTGAATagaatctcttttggagttttagtcagcACCATTATCAATGGAT gtataaatgatggacatcgccgtggttgcatcaatggtcgcctcTCTGGATTAGTGACAAGGTTTGAAATCCTTTCTAcacttttggttgttgtttcttcg ATATTGTCAGGAAACATATTATCAAATGGTGCAAGAATATTCACAATAATCAACGATTGTGACGAGACAATCTGGCCCGCAATCACCCCGGGAGAAAGCTTCGGTAATGGAGGTTACCGTTTACGAGCCAAAGAGTCCAGGGTTCACACCGCACCCGTGGGCTGGTCAGGTCGAATATGGGGTCGAACCAAATGCAACTTCGACACCAATGGTAATGGAACATGTTTAACAGGTCGATGTGGTTCATCTCTCCAATGTACTGCATCTGGCGAGACCCCATCAACCCTAGCCGAATTTACTCTAACCACATTGGAATTTTACGATGTTAGTCTCGTTGATGGGTTTAATATACCGATGTCTGTTAGGCCCATTAACGGTAAAGGAAATTGTAGTGTTGCGGGTTGTGTAGGTGATTTACGAAAAAATTGCCCTTCGGAACTTTCGGTTAAGGCTGGTGGTAAAGTTATTGCGTGTAGAAGTGCTTGTGATGTGTTTAATACCGATGAGTATTGTTGTAGGGGTAATTATGGAAATTCAGCTACTTGTCAACCGACTACGTACTCGAAGATATTTAAAAATGCGTGCCCTACTTCGTATAGTTATGCTTATGATGATCCGACTAGTATTATGACTTGTTCCGGGGCTGATTACATTATTACCTTTTGCGGAGCAAA GAACCGAACTCAATGCTCGTATCACAACAACAAGCTGACTTGTAGCGGATCCACGAAAGGTTTTACGATGAACTGGATTTCGACATTGATGGTGATTTTTATACTTGCTTGTTTATCTAGC GTAGATTACAATAAAAGTAATCTTTTTGGTGTTGGTGTGGAAATGAATGAAGTGGAGTTCATTGCTAATCTTTTTGGGTGTAAGGTTTCCTCTTTTCCTTTTATCTATCTTGGTTTACATATTGGAGCAAAGATGAACAAATTAACAAATTGGAAACCGGTTATCGACAAGTTTGAAAAAAAGCTAGCGGATTGGAAAGCACGTGCCATGTCTTTCGGTGGACGTTTAACACTCGTGAATTCGGTTCTAAATAGTTTACCGTTGTACTACTTTTCGTTCTTCCGTGCCCCGCCTAGTATGCTTATAAAACTTGAGAGTGCGAAAAGAAAATTCTTTTGGGGAGGGGCGGGTGACGAGTCTAAAATCTCGTGGGTTAAATGA